The following proteins are encoded in a genomic region of Eriocheir sinensis breed Jianghai 21 chromosome 2, ASM2467909v1, whole genome shotgun sequence:
- the LOC126999231 gene encoding uncharacterized protein LOC126999231 isoform X3 has translation MIIFCSLCYTQSHAPLTPPQQTLALPHTAELNQHRASAGEVDLHVLGNFTLSHETFITNIALEPFMARVSEDVLVQCTLLFESFPTNFTLMISFTSVCKGVCVKVTLLIKTFPTNFTLMISFTSVCKGVCVKVTLPIKTFPTNFTLMISFTSVCKGVCVEVTLQTETFPTNFTLMISFTSVCKGVCVKMTLPIKTFPTNFTLMISFTSVCKGVCVEVTLQTETFPTNFTLMISFTSVCKGVSVKVTLPIKTFPTNFTLMISFTSVCKGMCVKVTFLIKTFPTNFTLTISFTSVCKGVSVKVTLPIKTFPTNFTLMISFTSVCKGVSVKVTLPIKTFPTNFTLTISFTSVCKGVSVKVTLPIKTFPTNFTLMISFTSVCKGMCVKVTLPIKTFPTNFTLMISFTSVCKGMCVKVTLPIKTFPTNFTLMISFTSVCKGVCVKVTLLIKTFPTNFTLMISFTSVCMGVMFGVTFITKPFATLTAFVRSYTRVCGCIC, from the exons ATGATTATTTTCTGctctctgtgctacacacagtCACACGCCcctctaacaccaccacaacaaacacttgcgctcccccacacagcagaactgaatcagcacagagCCTCAGCAGgggaagtggaccttcatgtgcttGGCAATttcacccttagtcatgaaacgtttatcacaaacatcgcacttgaaccctttatggccagagtgtctgaagatgtgCTGGTTCAATGCACTCTTCTgtttgaatcttttcccacaaacttcacactcatgatttctttcaccagtgtgtgtaagggtgtgtgtgttaaggtgactcttctgattaaaacatttcccacaaacttcacactcatgatttctttcaccagtgtgtgtaagggtgtgtgtgttaaggtgactcttccgattaaaacatttcccacaaacttcacactcatgatttctttcaccagtgtgtgtaagggtgtgtgtgttgaggttactcttcagactgaaacatttcccacaaacttcacactcatgatttctttcaccagtgtgtgtaagggtgtgtgtgttaagatgaCTCTTCCGATTAAAACATtccccacaaacttcacactcatgatttctttcaccagtgtgtgtaagggtgtgtgtgttgaggttactcttcagactgaaacatttcccacaaacttcacactcatgatttctttcaccagtgtgtgtaagggtgtgtctgtcaaggtgactcttccgataaaaacatttcccacaaacttcacactcatgatttctttcaccagtgtgtgtaagggtatgtgTGTCAAGGTGACTTTTCTGAttaaaacatttcccacaaacttcacactcacgatttctttcaccagtgtgtgtaagggtgtgtctgtcaaggtgactcttccgattaaaacatttcccacaaacttcacactcatgatttctttcaccagtgtgtgtaagggtgtgtctgtcaaggtgactcttccgattaaaacatttcccacaaacttcacactcacgatttctttcaccagtgtgtgtaagggtgtgtctgtcaaggtgactcttccgattaaaacatttcccacaaacttcacactcatgatttctttcaccagtgtgtgtaagggtatgtgtgtcaaggtgactcttccgattaaaacatttcccacaaacttcacactcatgatttctttcaccagtgtgtgtaagggtatgtgtgttaaggtgactcttccgattaaaacatttcccacaaacttcacactcatgatttctttcaccagtgtgtgtaagggtgtgtgtgttaag gtgactcttctgattaaaacatttcccacaaacttcacactcatgatttccttcaccagtgtgtgtatgggtgtgatgtttggggttacttttataactaaaccttttgccacactgaCGGCTTTtgtgaggtcttacaccagagtgtgtgggtgtatttgttga
- the LOC126999231 gene encoding uncharacterized protein LOC126999231 isoform X4, with protein sequence MIIFCSLCYTQSHAPLTPPQQTLALPHTAELNQHRASAGEVDLHVLGNFTLSHETFITNIALEPFMARVSEDVLVQCTLLFESFPTNFTLMISFTSVCKGVCVKVTLLIKTFPTNFTLMISFTSVCKGVCVKVTLPIKTFPTNFTLMISFTSVCKGVCVEVTLQTETFPTNFTLMISFTSVCKGVCVKMTLPIKTFPTNFTLMISFTSVCKGVCVEVTLQTETFPTNFTLMISFTSVCKGVSVKVTLPIKTFPTNFTLMISFTSVCKGMCVKVTFLIKTFPTNFTLTISFTSVCKGVSVKVTLPIKTFPTNFTLMISFTSVCKGVSVKVTLPIKTFPTNFTLMISFTSVCKGMCVKVTLPIKTFPTNFTLMISFTSVCKGMCVKVTLPIKTFPTNFTLMISFTSVCKGVCVKVALLIKTFPTNFTLMISFTSVCKGMCVKVTLLIKTFPTNFTLMISFTSVCMGVMFGVTFITKPFATLTAFVRSYTRVCGCIC encoded by the exons ATGATTATTTTCTGctctctgtgctacacacagtCACACGCCcctctaacaccaccacaacaaacacttgcgctcccccacacagcagaactgaatcagcacagagCCTCAGCAGgggaagtggaccttcatgtgcttGGCAATttcacccttagtcatgaaacgtttatcacaaacatcgcacttgaaccctttatggccagagtgtctgaagatgtgCTGGTTCAATGCACTCTTCTgtttgaatcttttcccacaaacttcacactcatgatttctttcaccagtgtgtgtaagggtgtgtgtgttaaggtgactcttctgattaaaacatttcccacaaacttcacactcatgatttctttcaccagtgtgtgtaagggtgtgtgtgttaaggtgactcttccgattaaaacatttcccacaaacttcacactcatgatttctttcaccagtgtgtgtaagggtgtgtgtgttgaggttactcttcagactgaaacatttcccacaaacttcacactcatgatttctttcaccagtgtgtgtaagggtgtgtgtgttaagatgaCTCTTCCGATTAAAACATtccccacaaacttcacactcatgatttctttcaccagtgtgtgtaagggtgtgtgtgttgaggttactcttcagactgaaacatttcccacaaacttcacactcatgatttctttcaccagtgtgtgtaagggtgtgtctgtcaaggtgactcttccgataaaaacatttcccacaaacttcacactcatgatttctttcaccagtgtgtgtaagggtatgtgTGTCAAGGTGACTTTTCTGAttaaaacatttcccacaaacttcacactcacgatttctttcaccagtgtgtgtaagggtgtgtctgtcaaggtgactcttccgattaaaacatttcccacaaacttcacactcatgatttctttcaccagtgtgtgtaagggtgtgtctgtcaag gtgactcttccgattaaaacatttcccacaaacttcacactcatgatttctttcaccagtgtgtgtaagggtatgtgtgtcaaggtgactcttccgattaaaacatttcccacaaacttcacactcatgatttctttcaccagtgtgtgtaagggtatgtgtgttaaggtgactcttccgattaaaacatttcccacaaacttcacactcatgatttctttcaccagtgtgtgtaagggtgtgtgtgttaaggtggcTCTTCTGAttaaaacatttcccacaaacttcacactcatgatttctttcaccagtgtgtgtaagggtatgtgtgttaaggtgactcttctgattaaaacatttcccacaaacttcacactcatgatttccttcaccagtgtgtgtatgggtgtgatgtttggggttacttttataactaaaccttttgccacactgaCGGCTTTtgtgaggtcttacaccagagtgtgtgggtgtatttgttga
- the LOC126999231 gene encoding uncharacterized protein LOC126999231 isoform X9, with protein sequence MIIFCSLCYTQSHAPLTPPQQTLALPHTAELNQHRASAGEVDLHVLGNFTLSHETFITNIALEPFMARVSEDVLVQCTLLFESFPTNFTLMISFTSVCKGVCVKVTLLIKTFPTNFTLMISFTSVCKGVCVKVTLPIKTFPTNFTLMISFTSVCKGVCVEVTLQTETFPTNFTLMISFTSVCKGVCVKMTLPIKTFPTNFTLMISFTSVCKGVCVEVTLQTETFPTNFTLMISFTSVCKGVSVKVTLPIKTFPTNFTLMISFTSVCKGVSVKVTLPIKTFPTNFTLTISFTSVCKGVSVKVTLPIKTFPTNFTLMISFTSVCKGMCVKVTLPIKTFPTNFTLMISFTSVCKGMCVKVTLPIKTFPTNFTLMISFTSVCKGVCVKVALLIKTFPTNFTLMISFTSVCKGMCVKVTLLIKTFPTNFTLMISFTSVCMGVMFGVTFITKPFATLTAFVRSYTRVCGCIC encoded by the exons ATGATTATTTTCTGctctctgtgctacacacagtCACACGCCcctctaacaccaccacaacaaacacttgcgctcccccacacagcagaactgaatcagcacagagCCTCAGCAGgggaagtggaccttcatgtgcttGGCAATttcacccttagtcatgaaacgtttatcacaaacatcgcacttgaaccctttatggccagagtgtctgaagatgtgCTGGTTCAATGCACTCTTCTgtttgaatcttttcccacaaacttcacactcatgatttctttcaccagtgtgtgtaagggtgtgtgtgttaaggtgactcttctgattaaaacatttcccacaaacttcacactcatgatttctttcaccagtgtgtgtaagggtgtgtgtgttaaggtgactcttccgattaaaacatttcccacaaacttcacactcatgatttctttcaccagtgtgtgtaagggtgtgtgtgttgaggttactcttcagactgaaacatttcccacaaacttcacactcatgatttctttcaccagtgtgtgtaagggtgtgtgtgttaagatgaCTCTTCCGATTAAAACATtccccacaaacttcacactcatgatttctttcaccagtgtgtgtaagggtgtgtgtgttgaggttactcttcagactgaaacatttcccacaaacttcacactcatgatttctttcaccagtgtgtgtaagggtgtgtctgtcaag gtgactcttccgattaaaacatttcccacaaacttcacactcatgatttctttcaccagtgtgtgtaagggtgtgtctgtcaaggtgactcttccgattaaaacatttcccacaaacttcacactcacgatttctttcaccagtgtgtgtaagggtgtgtctgtcaaggtgactcttccgattaaaacatttcccacaaacttcacactcatgatttctttcaccagtgtgtgtaagggtatgtgtgtcaaggtgactcttccgattaaaacatttcccacaaacttcacactcatgatttctttcaccagtgtgtgtaagggtatgtgtgttaaggtgactcttccgattaaaacatttcccacaaacttcacactcatgatttctttcaccagtgtgtgtaagggtgtgtgtgttaaggtggcTCTTCTGAttaaaacatttcccacaaacttcacactcatgatttctttcaccagtgtgtgtaagggtatgtgtgttaaggtgactcttctgattaaaacatttcccacaaacttcacactcatgatttccttcaccagtgtgtgtatgggtgtgatgtttggggttacttttataactaaaccttttgccacactgaCGGCTTTtgtgaggtcttacaccagagtgtgtgggtgtatttgttga
- the LOC126999231 gene encoding uncharacterized protein LOC126999231 isoform X21, whose protein sequence is MIIFCSLCYTQSHAPLTPPQQTLALPHTAELNQHRASAGEVDLHVLGNFTLSHETFITNIALEPFMARVSEDVLVQCTLLFESFPTNFTLMISFTSVCKGVCVKVTLLIKTFPTNFTLMISFTSVCKGVCVKVTLPIKTFPTNFTLMISFTSVCKGVCVEVTLQTETFPTNFTLMISFTSVCKGVCVKMTLPIKTFPTNFTLMISFTSVCKGVCVEVTLQTETFPTNFTLMISFTSVCKGVSVKVTLPIKTFPTNFTLMISFTSVCKGMCVKVTFLIKTFPTNFTLTISFTSVCKGVSVKVTLPIKTFPTNFTLMISFTSVCKGVSVKVTLPIKTFPTNFTLTISFTSVCKGVSVKVTLPIKTFPTNFTLMISFTSVCKGVCVKVTLLIKTFPTNFTLMISFTSVCMGVMFGVTFITKPFATLTAFVRSYTRVCGCIC, encoded by the exons ATGATTATTTTCTGctctctgtgctacacacagtCACACGCCcctctaacaccaccacaacaaacacttgcgctcccccacacagcagaactgaatcagcacagagCCTCAGCAGgggaagtggaccttcatgtgcttGGCAATttcacccttagtcatgaaacgtttatcacaaacatcgcacttgaaccctttatggccagagtgtctgaagatgtgCTGGTTCAATGCACTCTTCTgtttgaatcttttcccacaaacttcacactcatgatttctttcaccagtgtgtgtaagggtgtgtgtgttaaggtgactcttctgattaaaacatttcccacaaacttcacactcatgatttctttcaccagtgtgtgtaagggtgtgtgtgttaaggtgactcttccgattaaaacatttcccacaaacttcacactcatgatttctttcaccagtgtgtgtaagggtgtgtgtgttgaggttactcttcagactgaaacatttcccacaaacttcacactcatgatttctttcaccagtgtgtgtaagggtgtgtgtgttaagatgaCTCTTCCGATTAAAACATtccccacaaacttcacactcatgatttctttcaccagtgtgtgtaagggtgtgtgtgttgaggttactcttcagactgaaacatttcccacaaacttcacactcatgatttctttcaccagtgtgtgtaagggtgtgtctgtcaaggtgactcttccgataaaaacatttcccacaaacttcacactcatgatttctttcaccagtgtgtgtaagggtatgtgTGTCAAGGTGACTTTTCTGAttaaaacatttcccacaaacttcacactcacgatttctttcaccagtgtgtgtaagggtgtgtctgtcaaggtgactcttccgattaaaacatttcccacaaacttcacactcatgatttctttcaccagtgtgtgtaagggtgtgtctgtcaaggtgactcttccgattaaaacatttcccacaaacttcacactcacgatttctttcaccagtgtgtgtaagggtgtgtctgtcaag gtgactcttccgattaaaacatttcccacaaacttcacactcatgatttctttcaccagtgtgtgtaagggtgtgtgtgttaag gtgactcttctgattaaaacatttcccacaaacttcacactcatgatttccttcaccagtgtgtgtatgggtgtgatgtttggggttacttttataactaaaccttttgccacactgaCGGCTTTtgtgaggtcttacaccagagtgtgtgggtgtatttgttga
- the LOC126999231 gene encoding uncharacterized protein LOC126999231 isoform X26, whose amino-acid sequence MIIFCSLCYTQSHAPLTPPQQTLALPHTAELNQHRASAGEVDLHVLGNFTLSHETFITNIALEPFMARVSEDVLVQCTLLFESFPTNFTLMISFTSVCKGVCVKVTLLIKTFPTNFTLMISFTSVCKGVCVKVTLPIKTFPTNFTLMISFTSVCKGVCVEVTLQTETFPTNFTLMISFTSVCKGVCVKMTLPIKTFPTNFTLMISFTSVCKGVCVEVTLQTETFPTNFTLMISFTSVCKGVSVKVTLPIKTFPTNFTLMISFTSVCKGMCVKVTLPIKTFPTNFTLMISFTSVCKGVCVKVALLIKTFPTNFTLMISFTSVCKGMCVKVTLLIKTFPTNFTLMISFTSVCMGVMFGVTFITKPFATLTAFVRSYTRVCGCIC is encoded by the exons ATGATTATTTTCTGctctctgtgctacacacagtCACACGCCcctctaacaccaccacaacaaacacttgcgctcccccacacagcagaactgaatcagcacagagCCTCAGCAGgggaagtggaccttcatgtgcttGGCAATttcacccttagtcatgaaacgtttatcacaaacatcgcacttgaaccctttatggccagagtgtctgaagatgtgCTGGTTCAATGCACTCTTCTgtttgaatcttttcccacaaacttcacactcatgatttctttcaccagtgtgtgtaagggtgtgtgtgttaaggtgactcttctgattaaaacatttcccacaaacttcacactcatgatttctttcaccagtgtgtgtaagggtgtgtgtgttaaggtgactcttccgattaaaacatttcccacaaacttcacactcatgatttctttcaccagtgtgtgtaagggtgtgtgtgttgaggttactcttcagactgaaacatttcccacaaacttcacactcatgatttctttcaccagtgtgtgtaagggtgtgtgtgttaagatgaCTCTTCCGATTAAAACATtccccacaaacttcacactcatgatttctttcaccagtgtgtgtaagggtgtgtgtgttgaggttactcttcagactgaaacatttcccacaaacttcacactcatgatttctttcaccagtgtgtgtaagggtgtgtctgtcaag gtgactcttccgattaaaacatttcccacaaacttcacactcatgatttctttcaccagtgtgtgtaagggtatgtgtgttaaggtgactcttccgattaaaacatttcccacaaacttcacactcatgatttctttcaccagtgtgtgtaagggtgtgtgtgttaaggtggcTCTTCTGAttaaaacatttcccacaaacttcacactcatgatttctttcaccagtgtgtgtaagggtatgtgtgttaaggtgactcttctgattaaaacatttcccacaaacttcacactcatgatttccttcaccagtgtgtgtatgggtgtgatgtttggggttacttttataactaaaccttttgccacactgaCGGCTTTtgtgaggtcttacaccagagtgtgtgggtgtatttgttga
- the LOC126999231 gene encoding uncharacterized protein LOC126999231 isoform X16, whose protein sequence is MIIFCSLCYTQSHAPLTPPQQTLALPHTAELNQHRASAGEVDLHVLGNFTLSHETFITNIALEPFMARVSEDVLVQCTLLFESFPTNFTLMISFTSVCKGVCVKVTLLIKTFPTNFTLMISFTSVCKGVCVKVTLPIKTFPTNFTLMISFTSVCKGVCVEVTLQTETFPTNFTLMISFTSVCKGVCVKMTLPIKTFPTNFTLMISFTSVCKGVCVEVTLQTETFPTNFTLMISFTSVCKGVSVKVTLPIKTFPTNFTLMISFTSVCKGVSVKVTLPIKTFPTNFTLMISFTSVCKGMCVKVTLPIKTFPTNFTLMISFTSVCKGMCVKVTLPIKTFPTNFTLMISFTSVCKGVCVKVALLIKTFPTNFTLMISFTSVCKGMCVKVTLLIKTFPTNFTLMISFTSVCMGVMFGVTFITKPFATLTAFVRSYTRVCGCIC, encoded by the exons ATGATTATTTTCTGctctctgtgctacacacagtCACACGCCcctctaacaccaccacaacaaacacttgcgctcccccacacagcagaactgaatcagcacagagCCTCAGCAGgggaagtggaccttcatgtgcttGGCAATttcacccttagtcatgaaacgtttatcacaaacatcgcacttgaaccctttatggccagagtgtctgaagatgtgCTGGTTCAATGCACTCTTCTgtttgaatcttttcccacaaacttcacactcatgatttctttcaccagtgtgtgtaagggtgtgtgtgttaaggtgactcttctgattaaaacatttcccacaaacttcacactcatgatttctttcaccagtgtgtgtaagggtgtgtgtgttaaggtgactcttccgattaaaacatttcccacaaacttcacactcatgatttctttcaccagtgtgtgtaagggtgtgtgtgttgaggttactcttcagactgaaacatttcccacaaacttcacactcatgatttctttcaccagtgtgtgtaagggtgtgtgtgttaagatgaCTCTTCCGATTAAAACATtccccacaaacttcacactcatgatttctttcaccagtgtgtgtaagggtgtgtgtgttgaggttactcttcagactgaaacatttcccacaaacttcacactcatgatttctttcaccagtgtgtgtaagggtgtgtctgtcaag gtgactcttccgattaaaacatttcccacaaacttcacactcatgatttctttcaccagtgtgtgtaagggtgtgtctgtcaag gtgactcttccgattaaaacatttcccacaaacttcacactcatgatttctttcaccagtgtgtgtaagggtatgtgtgtcaaggtgactcttccgattaaaacatttcccacaaacttcacactcatgatttctttcaccagtgtgtgtaagggtatgtgtgttaaggtgactcttccgattaaaacatttcccacaaacttcacactcatgatttctttcaccagtgtgtgtaagggtgtgtgtgttaaggtggcTCTTCTGAttaaaacatttcccacaaacttcacactcatgatttctttcaccagtgtgtgtaagggtatgtgtgttaaggtgactcttctgattaaaacatttcccacaaacttcacactcatgatttccttcaccagtgtgtgtatgggtgtgatgtttggggttacttttataactaaaccttttgccacactgaCGGCTTTtgtgaggtcttacaccagagtgtgtgggtgtatttgttga
- the LOC126999231 gene encoding uncharacterized protein LOC126999231 isoform X30, with translation MIIFCSLCYTQSHAPLTPPQQTLALPHTAELNQHRASAGEVDLHVLGNFTLSHETFITNIALEPFMARVSEDVLVQCTLLFESFPTNFTLMISFTSVCKGVCVKVTLLIKTFPTNFTLMISFTSVCKGVCVKVTLPIKTFPTNFTLMISFTSVCKGVCVEVTLQTETFPTNFTLMISFTSVCKGVCVKMTLPIKTFPTNFTLMISFTSVCKGVCVEVTLQTETFPTNFTLMISFTSVCKGVSVKVTLPIKTFPTNFTLMISFTSVCKGVCVKVTLLIKTFPTNFTLMISFTSVCMGVMFGVTFITKPFATLTAFVRSYTRVCGCIC, from the exons ATGATTATTTTCTGctctctgtgctacacacagtCACACGCCcctctaacaccaccacaacaaacacttgcgctcccccacacagcagaactgaatcagcacagagCCTCAGCAGgggaagtggaccttcatgtgcttGGCAATttcacccttagtcatgaaacgtttatcacaaacatcgcacttgaaccctttatggccagagtgtctgaagatgtgCTGGTTCAATGCACTCTTCTgtttgaatcttttcccacaaacttcacactcatgatttctttcaccagtgtgtgtaagggtgtgtgtgttaaggtgactcttctgattaaaacatttcccacaaacttcacactcatgatttctttcaccagtgtgtgtaagggtgtgtgtgttaaggtgactcttccgattaaaacatttcccacaaacttcacactcatgatttctttcaccagtgtgtgtaagggtgtgtgtgttgaggttactcttcagactgaaacatttcccacaaacttcacactcatgatttctttcaccagtgtgtgtaagggtgtgtgtgttaagatgaCTCTTCCGATTAAAACATtccccacaaacttcacactcatgatttctttcaccagtgtgtgtaagggtgtgtgtgttgaggttactcttcagactgaaacatttcccacaaacttcacactcatgatttctttcaccagtgtgtgtaagggtgtgtctgtcaag gtgactcttccgattaaaacatttcccacaaacttcacactcatgatttctttcaccagtgtgtgtaagggtgtgtgtgttaag gtgactcttctgattaaaacatttcccacaaacttcacactcatgatttccttcaccagtgtgtgtatgggtgtgatgtttggggttacttttataactaaaccttttgccacactgaCGGCTTTtgtgaggtcttacaccagagtgtgtgggtgtatttgttga
- the LOC126999231 gene encoding uncharacterized protein LOC126999231 isoform X23 produces the protein MIIFCSLCYTQSHAPLTPPQQTLALPHTAELNQHRASAGEVDLHVLGNFTLSHETFITNIALEPFMARVSEDVLVQCTLLFESFPTNFTLMISFTSVCKGVCVKVTLLIKTFPTNFTLMISFTSVCKGVCVKVTLPIKTFPTNFTLMISFTSVCKGVCVEVTLQTETFPTNFTLMISFTSVCKGVCVKMTLPIKTFPTNFTLMISFTSVCKGVCVEVTLQTETFPTNFTLMISFTSVCKGVSVKVTLPIKTFPTNFTLMISFTSVCKGMCVKVTFLIKTFPTNFTLTISFTSVCKGVSVKVTLPIKTFPTNFTLMISFTSVCKGVSVKVTLPIKTFPTNFTLMISFTSVCKGVCVKVTLLIKTFPTNFTLMISFTSVCMGVMFGVTFITKPFATLTAFVRSYTRVCGCIC, from the exons ATGATTATTTTCTGctctctgtgctacacacagtCACACGCCcctctaacaccaccacaacaaacacttgcgctcccccacacagcagaactgaatcagcacagagCCTCAGCAGgggaagtggaccttcatgtgcttGGCAATttcacccttagtcatgaaacgtttatcacaaacatcgcacttgaaccctttatggccagagtgtctgaagatgtgCTGGTTCAATGCACTCTTCTgtttgaatcttttcccacaaacttcacactcatgatttctttcaccagtgtgtgtaagggtgtgtgtgttaaggtgactcttctgattaaaacatttcccacaaacttcacactcatgatttctttcaccagtgtgtgtaagggtgtgtgtgttaaggtgactcttccgattaaaacatttcccacaaacttcacactcatgatttctttcaccagtgtgtgtaagggtgtgtgtgttgaggttactcttcagactgaaacatttcccacaaacttcacactcatgatttctttcaccagtgtgtgtaagggtgtgtgtgttaagatgaCTCTTCCGATTAAAACATtccccacaaacttcacactcatgatttctttcaccagtgtgtgtaagggtgtgtgtgttgaggttactcttcagactgaaacatttcccacaaacttcacactcatgatttctttcaccagtgtgtgtaagggtgtgtctgtcaaggtgactcttccgataaaaacatttcccacaaacttcacactcatgatttctttcaccagtgtgtgtaagggtatgtgTGTCAAGGTGACTTTTCTGAttaaaacatttcccacaaacttcacactcacgatttctttcaccagtgtgtgtaagggtgtgtctgtcaaggtgactcttccgattaaaacatttcccacaaacttcacactcatgatttctttcaccagtgtgtgtaagggtgtgtctgtcaag gtgactcttccgattaaaacatttcccacaaacttcacactcatgatttctttcaccagtgtgtgtaagggtgtgtgtgttaag gtgactcttctgattaaaacatttcccacaaacttcacactcatgatttccttcaccagtgtgtgtatgggtgtgatgtttggggttacttttataactaaaccttttgccacactgaCGGCTTTtgtgaggtcttacaccagagtgtgtgggtgtatttgttga